A stretch of Pseudorhodobacter turbinis DNA encodes these proteins:
- a CDS encoding YfcC family protein → MQDDTQNASAPEDHTRSRFPTAYTILFFMLIFVAVLTWIIPAGQYDRAMSESVGREIAVAGTYKISESNPQGFVDVMLAPGAGFYDPDSYVANAIDVALFVLFIGGFLGVVNATGSIDTGIRTAMRKFRGKEIWMIPIMMFLFALGGTTYGMGEETLAFYAIFVPVMIVAGYDTVTGVAVILIGAGVGVLGSTINPFATVIAANAADIPFTDGMALRVIILLGGLAISTAYVMRYAAKVKADPSRSVVANQAASNQAFFIKSSKTGHQDATLTGTQKIVLIVFALTFAVMIWGVSTQDWWMARMGALFLGAAIVIGVIGRLGEKKLTDSFVDGARDLLGVALIVGLARAIVVIMDNGLIADTILHSAEQSLGGLPELAFINLMFWIEVGMSFFVPSSSGLAVLSMPILAPLGDFAGVSRDLIVTAYQSASGLVNLINPTYAVVLGGLAVGRVPFDRWLAFIWPLLLMLTVFISAALSIAAIL, encoded by the coding sequence ATGCAAGACGACACGCAAAACGCATCAGCCCCGGAAGATCATACAAGATCAAGATTTCCGACGGCTTATACAATTTTGTTTTTCATGCTCATTTTCGTGGCAGTTCTGACTTGGATTATTCCGGCTGGACAATATGACCGCGCAATGAGCGAATCCGTCGGCAGAGAGATTGCCGTTGCTGGAACCTACAAGATTAGCGAGTCCAACCCTCAGGGATTTGTCGACGTGATGCTTGCGCCGGGTGCCGGGTTCTATGACCCAGACAGCTATGTTGCCAATGCGATCGACGTTGCTCTTTTCGTTCTGTTTATCGGTGGCTTCCTTGGTGTCGTCAACGCCACCGGATCAATTGACACCGGCATCCGCACAGCAATGCGCAAGTTCAGGGGGAAAGAGATATGGATGATTCCGATCATGATGTTTCTTTTCGCTTTGGGCGGCACGACTTACGGCATGGGCGAGGAAACGCTGGCGTTTTATGCCATCTTTGTGCCGGTCATGATTGTCGCAGGCTATGATACGGTAACTGGCGTTGCAGTTATCCTGATCGGCGCGGGCGTTGGTGTGTTGGGATCCACCATCAACCCGTTTGCCACAGTTATCGCGGCCAATGCGGCGGATATTCCCTTTACCGACGGCATGGCGTTGCGGGTGATTATTCTATTGGGTGGGCTGGCCATAAGTACCGCCTATGTCATGCGCTATGCCGCAAAGGTTAAGGCCGACCCCTCACGATCGGTTGTGGCCAATCAGGCTGCGTCCAACCAAGCGTTCTTTATCAAAAGCAGCAAAACAGGCCACCAAGACGCTACGTTGACGGGTACACAGAAGATCGTGCTGATTGTCTTTGCGCTGACCTTCGCGGTGATGATCTGGGGCGTGTCTACGCAAGACTGGTGGATGGCGCGTATGGGTGCGTTGTTCCTTGGGGCCGCAATTGTCATCGGCGTGATTGGCCGCTTGGGCGAAAAGAAACTGACCGACAGCTTTGTCGACGGCGCGCGGGATTTGCTGGGCGTGGCCCTGATTGTGGGGCTTGCCCGTGCGATTGTCGTGATCATGGACAACGGTCTGATCGCTGACACCATTCTGCACAGTGCCGAACAATCGCTGGGCGGTTTGCCTGAACTTGCGTTCATCAACCTGATGTTCTGGATCGAAGTCGGGATGAGCTTCTTCGTGCCATCGTCGTCCGGTTTGGCCGTGCTGTCGATGCCAATTTTGGCCCCGCTTGGTGATTTTGCAGGCGTCAGTCGGGATCTGATCGTCACCGCATATCAATCGGCAAGCGGTCTGGTGAACCTTATCAATCCAACCTACGCAGTCGTTCTTGGCGGTTTGGCCGTCGGGCGTGTGCCTTTTGACCGCTGGCTGGCCTTCATCTGGCCACTGCTTTTGATGCTTACCGTGTTTATCAGCGCGGCACTCAGCATCGCAGCAATTTTGTAA